In Firmicutes bacterium ASF500, a single genomic region encodes these proteins:
- the rnc gene encoding Ribonuclease 3: protein MTTLEEKLGYTFQNPDLLDNALTHSSRANESRGKLQSNERLEFLGDSILGMVVADHLFRNHPDLPEGDLTRTRAALVCEDSLVEVARELGLGEYLRLGKGESSGGGRERPSIQADAVEAVLAAIYLDGGIGSARKFIQKFILTREIAGLTKPRDHKTALQELVQRESGQVLQYRLVGEEGPDHNKRFFVEVTLNGQSIGSGSGRSKKEAEQAAAAAGIENLSK from the coding sequence ATGACGACATTGGAAGAAAAGCTGGGCTATACCTTTCAAAACCCCGACCTGCTGGACAATGCCCTTACCCACAGCTCCCGGGCCAACGAGAGCCGGGGCAAGCTGCAGAGCAACGAGCGGCTGGAGTTTCTGGGCGATTCCATCCTGGGCATGGTGGTGGCCGACCACCTGTTCCGCAACCACCCCGACCTGCCCGAGGGGGACCTGACCCGCACCCGGGCGGCTCTGGTCTGTGAGGACAGCCTTGTGGAGGTGGCCCGCGAGCTGGGGCTGGGGGAGTATCTCCGCCTGGGCAAGGGGGAGAGCTCCGGCGGGGGCCGGGAGCGCCCCTCCATCCAGGCCGACGCGGTGGAGGCCGTGCTGGCCGCTATCTATCTGGACGGTGGCATTGGCTCCGCCCGGAAATTTATCCAAAAGTTTATCCTGACCCGGGAGATCGCCGGGCTGACCAAGCCCCGGGACCACAAGACCGCCCTTCAGGAGCTGGTCCAACGGGAGAGCGGCCAGGTCCTCCAGTACCGCCTGGTTGGCGAGGAGGGACCTGACCACAACAAGCGCTTTTTCGTGGAGGTGACCCTCAACGGCCAGTCCATCGGCTCCGGCTCCGGCCGCAGCAAGAAGGAGGCCGAGCAGGCCGCCGCCGCCGCCGGAATCGAAAATCTGTCTAAATGA
- the acpP_2 gene encoding Acyl carrier protein, which translates to MIFEKLAALIAEQFNVDVDTVTMETSFSDDLNADSVDIVDLSMALEEEFGIEELGEEEASSISTVGDLVRFLQNKID; encoded by the coding sequence ATGATCTTTGAAAAGCTGGCCGCCTTGATTGCCGAGCAATTCAATGTAGACGTTGACACCGTCACGATGGAAACTTCTTTTTCCGACGACCTGAACGCCGATTCCGTAGACATTGTGGACCTGTCCATGGCCCTGGAGGAGGAATTCGGCATTGAGGAGCTGGGCGAGGAGGAGGCTTCCTCCATCTCCACTGTGGGCGACCTGGTCCGCTTCCTCCAGAATAAAATCGACTGA
- the ycf3 gene encoding Photosystem I assembly protein Ycf3, producing MADEKNKNPESYDQDSVMIYIDPKVMSSLNDMAERKKQDLEAVQTAAEEGDLDAQYRLGRSYYYGDEGAPKDGEKAFYWFQKAAEGDNIAAQYYLGLCYARGVGVEKDEIRAVELFTGASEEGYAPATTELGLCYELGHGVEMDKGRAAELYQEGADQDYAPAQCNLGYFYYQGIYFEENNDAAAELFAKAAQQGYPRAQVLMGECFENGYGVEKDPSKAIELYRAAHEQHYPDGTCSLGLCYEAGVGVEEDKARAVELYRQSAEQDFPPAQCNLGFCYYIGIGVEEDSQKAVEWFTKAAEREYPRAMFFLGECYDRGWGVEQNYDRAAKLYQQAADKEYISAMCSLGLCYELGQGVEQDQARAVGLYRQAAERGMPRAQCNLGFCYYTGIGVKEDNDEAFRWFTKAAEQDYPRAIHLLAESYENGYGVEKDQVKAVELYAKAWELGYPPSACSLGLCYELGTGVEEDPAKAVELYRAAAERDDARAQCNLGFCYYQGIGVEEDNDQAFQWFSRSASDGYPRGLFMLGECYERGFGTEADMEKAVSLYQEASDKGHIPAVCSLGLCYELGTGVAEDKAKARELYIRAAERGYPRAQCNLGFFYYQGISVEEDNDEAVKWFSRAAAQGYPRAQQLLGECYENGYGVEEDLEKAVELYTQASQAGYPPAACALGVCYEYGDGVEKDLKKAVELYRQAAEAGVVRAQCNLGYCYYRGIGVEEDDSQAFQWFYKTAQRDYPRGMCLLAECYENGYGVEADMSKAVQWYLRAAEGDYPPAMCSLGLCYEVGSGVERDPVKAVELYRKAAERGHPRSQCNLGYCYYQGIGVEEDNDTAFQWFQKAAAQSYPRALYLLGECYENGYGVEEDIQRAVELYQRAHQGGSASGTCSLGLCYELGQGVTKDQAKAVELYRQAAERGLSRAQCNLGYCYYEAIGTERNDDEAFHWFLKAAEQGHARAQCMLGLCYELGRGAAEDKKRAAEYYRQAADNGNVTAMCNLGYCYYTGIGVAEDEAEAVVWFRKAADRGQPRALFLLGECYEEGNGVQADLDRARALYRQAADKGYQSAQEAIQRLNGQPASPYAYIPPAKEEPAPQPPVSPAPAPQKAPEKKKKGGLFGFFKK from the coding sequence ATGGCAGACGAAAAAAACAAAAACCCTGAGTCCTATGACCAGGACTCGGTGATGATCTATATTGACCCCAAGGTAATGAGCAGTCTCAACGATATGGCGGAGCGGAAGAAGCAGGACCTGGAGGCCGTTCAGACGGCCGCTGAGGAGGGGGACCTGGACGCCCAGTACCGCCTGGGCCGCAGCTATTACTACGGCGACGAGGGCGCCCCCAAGGACGGCGAAAAGGCCTTCTACTGGTTCCAAAAGGCGGCGGAGGGGGACAACATCGCCGCCCAGTACTACCTGGGCCTGTGCTACGCCCGGGGCGTTGGCGTGGAGAAGGACGAGATCCGGGCGGTGGAGCTGTTCACCGGCGCGTCGGAGGAGGGCTACGCCCCCGCCACCACCGAGCTGGGCCTGTGCTATGAGTTGGGCCACGGGGTGGAGATGGACAAGGGCCGGGCGGCGGAGCTCTATCAGGAGGGGGCCGACCAGGACTATGCCCCCGCCCAGTGCAACCTGGGGTATTTCTACTACCAGGGCATCTATTTTGAGGAGAACAACGACGCGGCGGCGGAGCTGTTTGCCAAGGCCGCCCAGCAGGGCTACCCCCGGGCCCAGGTGCTGATGGGCGAGTGCTTTGAAAACGGGTACGGCGTGGAAAAGGACCCGTCCAAGGCCATCGAGCTGTACCGCGCCGCCCACGAGCAGCACTATCCCGACGGGACATGCTCCCTGGGCCTGTGCTATGAGGCGGGCGTTGGCGTGGAGGAGGACAAAGCCCGGGCGGTGGAGCTGTACCGCCAGTCGGCGGAGCAGGACTTCCCCCCCGCCCAGTGCAACCTGGGCTTCTGCTACTACATCGGCATCGGCGTGGAGGAGGACTCCCAAAAGGCTGTGGAGTGGTTCACCAAGGCGGCGGAGCGGGAGTACCCCCGGGCCATGTTTTTCCTGGGCGAGTGCTACGACCGGGGCTGGGGCGTGGAGCAGAACTACGACCGGGCCGCCAAGCTGTATCAGCAGGCGGCGGACAAGGAGTACATATCCGCCATGTGCTCCCTGGGCCTGTGTTATGAGCTGGGCCAGGGGGTGGAGCAGGATCAGGCCCGGGCGGTGGGGCTCTACCGTCAGGCGGCGGAGCGGGGGATGCCCCGGGCCCAGTGCAACCTGGGCTTCTGCTACTACACCGGCATCGGCGTGAAGGAGGACAACGACGAGGCCTTCCGCTGGTTTACCAAGGCGGCGGAGCAGGACTACCCCCGGGCGATTCACCTGCTTGCCGAGAGCTATGAGAACGGCTACGGCGTGGAGAAGGACCAGGTGAAGGCGGTGGAGCTGTACGCCAAGGCGTGGGAGCTGGGCTATCCCCCCTCCGCCTGCTCCCTGGGCCTGTGCTATGAGCTGGGCACCGGGGTGGAGGAGGACCCGGCCAAGGCGGTGGAGCTCTACCGGGCCGCCGCCGAGCGGGACGACGCCCGGGCTCAGTGCAACCTGGGCTTCTGCTACTACCAGGGCATCGGCGTGGAGGAGGACAACGACCAGGCCTTCCAGTGGTTCTCCCGGTCGGCCTCCGACGGCTACCCCCGGGGGCTGTTCATGCTGGGGGAGTGCTATGAGCGGGGCTTCGGCACGGAGGCGGACATGGAAAAGGCGGTCTCTCTCTATCAGGAGGCCAGCGACAAGGGCCACATCCCCGCGGTCTGTTCCCTGGGCCTGTGCTATGAGCTGGGCACCGGCGTGGCGGAGGATAAGGCCAAGGCCAGAGAGCTCTACATCCGTGCCGCCGAGCGGGGCTATCCCCGTGCCCAGTGCAATCTGGGATTTTTCTACTACCAGGGCATCAGCGTGGAGGAGGACAACGACGAGGCGGTGAAGTGGTTCTCCAGAGCCGCCGCCCAGGGCTATCCCCGGGCCCAGCAGCTTCTGGGCGAGTGCTATGAGAACGGCTACGGCGTGGAGGAGGACCTGGAAAAGGCGGTGGAGCTGTATACCCAGGCCAGCCAGGCGGGCTATCCCCCCGCCGCCTGCGCCCTGGGCGTGTGCTATGAGTACGGCGACGGTGTGGAGAAGGACCTGAAGAAGGCGGTGGAGCTGTACCGTCAGGCCGCCGAGGCCGGGGTGGTCCGGGCTCAGTGCAATCTGGGATATTGCTACTATCGGGGTATCGGTGTGGAGGAGGACGACAGTCAGGCCTTCCAGTGGTTCTACAAGACCGCCCAGCGGGACTACCCCCGGGGCATGTGCCTGCTGGCCGAATGCTATGAGAACGGCTACGGCGTGGAGGCGGACATGAGCAAGGCGGTTCAGTGGTACCTCCGGGCCGCCGAGGGGGACTACCCCCCCGCTATGTGCTCCCTGGGCCTGTGCTACGAGGTGGGCAGCGGGGTGGAGCGGGACCCGGTCAAGGCGGTGGAGCTCTACCGCAAGGCGGCGGAGCGGGGCCACCCCCGGTCCCAATGCAACCTGGGCTATTGCTACTACCAGGGCATCGGCGTGGAGGAGGACAACGACACCGCCTTCCAGTGGTTCCAGAAGGCCGCCGCACAGAGCTACCCCCGGGCGCTGTATCTGCTGGGCGAGTGCTATGAGAACGGCTACGGCGTGGAGGAGGATATCCAGCGGGCGGTAGAGCTGTATCAGCGGGCCCACCAGGGGGGCAGCGCCTCGGGCACCTGCTCTCTGGGCCTGTGCTATGAGCTGGGCCAGGGGGTGACTAAGGATCAGGCCAAGGCGGTGGAGCTGTACCGTCAGGCGGCGGAGCGTGGCCTGTCCCGGGCCCAGTGCAACCTGGGTTACTGCTATTACGAGGCCATCGGCACGGAGCGGAACGACGACGAGGCCTTCCACTGGTTCCTCAAGGCGGCGGAACAGGGCCACGCCAGAGCCCAGTGCATGCTGGGTCTGTGCTATGAGCTGGGCCGCGGCGCGGCGGAGGACAAGAAGAGGGCCGCCGAGTATTACCGCCAGGCGGCGGACAACGGCAACGTTACCGCTATGTGCAACCTGGGTTACTGCTACTACACCGGCATCGGCGTGGCGGAGGACGAAGCGGAGGCGGTGGTCTGGTTCCGCAAGGCGGCGGACCGGGGCCAGCCCCGGGCGCTGTTCCTGCTGGGCGAGTGCTATGAGGAGGGCAATGGCGTCCAGGCCGATCTGGACAGGGCCAGAGCGCTGTACCGGCAGGCGGCGGACAAGGGCTATCAGAGCGCCCAGGAGGCCATCCAGCGGCTGAACGGCCAGCCCGCCAGCCCCTACGCCTACATCCCTCCCGCCAAGGAGGAGCCCGCGCCTCAGCCCCCCGTATCCCCGGCTCCCGCGCCCCAGAAAGCGCCGGAGAAGAAAAAGAAGGGCGGTCTGTTCGGCTTCTTCAAAAAGTAA
- the sigA gene encoding RNA polymerase sigma factor SigA produces MSTKKKEYTLEAIPEKPADIQTRMETGKIEIMKVVEGVAGAEKLSELIERGKKKGHLSSSELLDVLEDMELGAEQMDKIYDTLENLGIETVGEDYIPDLAETGEPPVEEMEEIAEEEIVDPNTLIDTFGTDDPVRMYLKEIGKVNLLTPEEEVELAQAMTAGAAAQEQMDELKQSGEEIPEEVRTELEKTIKKGEKARQRLAEANLRLVVSIAKRYVGRGMQFLDLIQEGNLGLIKAVEKFDYVKGFKFSTYATWWIRQAITRAIADQARTIRIPVHMVETINKVIRVSRQLLQELGHDPTPEEIAEEMNMPAERVREILKIAQEPVSLETPIGEEEDSHLGDFIPDEDASEPAEAASFTLLKEQLIDVLSTLTPREEKVLKLRFGIEDGRTRTLEEVGKEFNVTRERIRQIEAKALRKLRHPSRSKKLKDFLN; encoded by the coding sequence ATGAGCACCAAAAAGAAAGAATACACCCTCGAGGCCATTCCTGAGAAGCCGGCGGACATTCAGACCCGGATGGAGACCGGAAAAATTGAGATCATGAAGGTGGTCGAGGGGGTCGCCGGCGCGGAAAAGCTGAGCGAGCTCATTGAGCGCGGCAAAAAGAAGGGCCATCTCTCCTCCTCCGAGCTGCTGGACGTGCTGGAGGACATGGAGCTGGGCGCCGAGCAGATGGACAAGATCTACGATACCCTGGAGAACCTGGGCATTGAGACGGTGGGGGAGGACTACATCCCCGACCTGGCCGAGACCGGCGAGCCCCCGGTGGAGGAGATGGAGGAGATCGCCGAGGAGGAGATCGTCGATCCCAATACCCTCATCGACACCTTCGGCACCGACGACCCGGTGCGGATGTATTTGAAGGAGATCGGCAAGGTCAACCTGCTCACCCCCGAGGAGGAGGTGGAGCTGGCCCAGGCCATGACCGCCGGAGCCGCCGCACAAGAGCAGATGGACGAGCTGAAGCAGTCCGGGGAGGAAATCCCGGAGGAGGTTCGGACCGAGCTTGAAAAAACCATCAAGAAGGGCGAAAAGGCCCGCCAGCGGCTGGCCGAGGCCAACCTGCGCCTGGTGGTGTCCATCGCCAAGCGGTATGTGGGCCGGGGGATGCAGTTCCTGGACCTGATTCAGGAGGGCAACCTGGGCCTGATTAAGGCGGTGGAGAAGTTCGACTATGTGAAGGGCTTCAAGTTCTCCACCTACGCCACCTGGTGGATTCGCCAGGCCATCACAAGGGCCATCGCCGACCAGGCCCGGACCATCCGCATCCCCGTCCACATGGTGGAGACCATCAACAAGGTCATCCGGGTCTCCCGGCAGCTGCTCCAAGAGCTGGGCCACGACCCCACCCCCGAGGAGATCGCTGAGGAGATGAACATGCCCGCCGAGCGGGTGCGGGAGATTTTGAAGATCGCCCAGGAGCCCGTCTCCCTGGAGACCCCCATCGGCGAGGAGGAGGACTCCCACCTGGGGGACTTCATCCCCGACGAGGACGCCTCCGAGCCCGCCGAGGCCGCCTCCTTCACCCTGCTGAAGGAGCAGCTCATCGACGTGCTGTCCACCCTCACCCCCAGGGAGGAGAAGGTGCTCAAGCTCCGCTTCGGCATCGAGGATGGCCGCACCCGCACCCTGGAGGAGGTGGGGAAGGAATTTAACGTCACCCGGGAGCGTATCCGCCAGATCGAGGCCAAGGCCCTCAGAAAGCTGCGCCACCCCTCCCGGAGCAAGAAGCTGAAGGACTTTTTGAATTAA